The following coding sequences lie in one Arabidopsis thaliana chromosome 3, partial sequence genomic window:
- the PSBTN gene encoding photosystem II subunit T (photosystem II subunit T (PSBTN); FUNCTIONS IN: molecular_function unknown; INVOLVED IN: biological_process unknown; LOCATED IN: chloroplast thylakoid lumen, chloroplast photosystem II, chloroplast; EXPRESSED IN: 21 plant structures; EXPRESSED DURING: 13 growth stages; BEST Arabidopsis thaliana protein match is: Photosystem II 5 kD protein (TAIR:AT1G51400.1); Has 88 Blast hits to 88 proteins in 17 species: Archae - 0; Bacteria - 0; Metazoa - 0; Fungi - 0; Plants - 88; Viruses - 0; Other Eukaryotes - 0 (source: NCBI BLink).) codes for MASMTMTATFFPAVAKVPSATGGRRLSVVRASTSDNTPSLEVKEQSSTTMRRDLMFTAAAAAVCSLAKVAMAEEEEPKRGTEAAKKKYAQVCVTMPTAKICRY; via the coding sequence ATGGCATCGATGACCATGACCGCTACCTTCTTCCCGGCCGTCGCCAAGGTTCCCTCAGCCACCGGCGGACGAAGGCTCTCCGTAGTCAGAGCCTCCACGAGCGACAACACACCCAGCTTAGAAGTCAAGGAACAGAGCAGCACCACAATGAGGAGGGACCTCATGTTCACGGCTGCAGCTGCAGCGGTTTGTTCTTTGGCTAAGGTAGCCatggctgaagaagaagagcccAAGCGAGGGACAGAGGCGGCCAAGAAGAAATACGCACAAGTTTGTGTCACAATGCCTACGGCCAAGATCTGCCGCTACTGA
- a CDS encoding Gag-Pol-related retrotransposon family protein (Gag-Pol-related retrotransposon family protein; BEST Arabidopsis thaliana protein match is: Gag-Pol-related retrotransposon family protein (TAIR:AT3G21000.1); Has 688 Blast hits to 571 proteins in 30 species: Archae - 0; Bacteria - 0; Metazoa - 10; Fungi - 27; Plants - 650; Viruses - 0; Other Eukaryotes - 1 (source: NCBI BLink).), which produces MAVVNLPTLQDVVSDELNYEIWAPIMKTSLAEKGLWDIVKYGIPPDLSKIPELATKIRTQDLSIYRDSAVKDTKALHLLQSFLPDSVFRKTLETTSAKHLWDLVKEDYVQAKLGMEKLPEYHMFAINVLPATFDKDITLMAKGIGDIIIMTKDGNKTIKNVLYVPGITGNALSVVQMEMKRTLANGIPPDPSKNPKLAATIQAEDVSKWREFVRKDMEALEILQFSLPDSVFRKTLSAVSAKDLWDLLNEVPDHVAECFSKYTFHENIWLISSTNSNHMTPHVKFFTTLDRSRKCKVKFISGDKSETTVAMVEGIGDVTFITNEGNKTIKNVLYVPGIEGNALSVSQLKRNGFEVSMERRTGCFVWDRTTGKMFGKNMWEKRGFCLRFSVIEGNFQCKKRKFTQD; this is translated from the exons ATGGCCGTGGTGAATCTTCCGACTCTACAAGACGTTGTTTCCGATGAACTTAACTACGAAATATGGGCTCCAATCATGAAAACTAGTTTAGCGGAGAAAGGACTTTGGGACATTGTCAAGTACGGAATCCCACCGGATTTATCAAAGATTCCAGAGTTAGCGACCAAGATTCGAACCCAAGACCTTTCAATATATAGAGATTCTGCGGTAAAAGACACGAAGGCACTCCACCTTTTGCAATCTTTTCTCCCAGATTCGGTTTTCCGAAAGACACTGGAAACCACTTCAGCCAAACATCTTTGGGATTTGGTAAAAGAAGATTACGTACAAGCCAAGTTAGGGATGGAGAAATTACCTGAGTACCACATGTTCGCAATCAATGTTCTTCCGGCGACATTTGATAAGGATAT TACTCTCATGGCTAAAGGAATTGGAGATATAATTATCATGACTAAGGATGGTAATAAGACGATCAAGAATGTTCTTTACGTTCCAGGGATCACAGGAAACGCGTTGAGTGTTGTTCAGATGGAGATGA AAAGGACTTTAGCGAATGGAATCCCTCCAGATCCATCGAAGAATCCAAAGTTAGCGGCGACGATTCAAGCCGAAGATGTTTCCAAATGGAGAGAATTTGTAAGGAAAGACATGGAAGCACTCGAAATATTGCAGTTTTCTCTCCCAGATTCTGTTTTCAGAAAGACTCTCTCGGCTGTTTCGGCTAAGGATCTCTGGGATCTGCTAAACGAAGTACCTGATCATGTAGCTGAGTGTTTTAGTAAATACACTTTTCATGAGAATATATGGTTGATTAGCTCCACTAACTCGAATCATATGACTCCACATGTGAAGTTTTTCACCACTTTGGATAGATCAAGGAAATGTAAGGTTAAATTCATATCTGGAGATAAGAGTGAGACCACAGTGGCAATGGTAGAAGGAATTGGAGATGTGACTTTCATTACTAACGAGGGTAATAAGACGATCAAGAATGTGCTTTACGTTCCAGGGATCGAGGGAAACGCGTTGAGTGTTTCTCAGTTGAAGAGGAACGGCTTTGAAGTTTCTATGGAAAGAAGAACTGGATGCTTTGTTTGGGATCGGACGACTGGGAAAATGTTTGGTAAAAACATGTGGGAAAAGAGAGGCTTTTGCCTGCGTTTCAGTGTGATTGAAGGTAATTTTCAATGCAAGAAGCGAAAATTTACACAAGATTAA
- the PSBTN gene encoding photosystem II subunit T, with protein sequence MDIISPQFHKLKLPNFLNTFPSPHKPLTESQLASRINYQAMASMTMTATFFPAVAKVPSATGGRRLSVVRASTSDNTPSLEVKEQSSTTMRRDLMFTAAAAAVCSLAKVAMAEEEEPKRGTEAAKKKYAQVCVTMPTAKICRY encoded by the coding sequence ATGGATATCATTTCTCCACAATTCCACAAACTCAAATTACCCAACTTCTTAAACACATTCCCATCACCTCACAAACCATTAACCGAGAGCCAACTAGCGAGTAGAATCAACTATCAAGCAATGGCATCGATGACCATGACCGCTACCTTCTTCCCGGCCGTCGCCAAGGTTCCCTCAGCCACCGGCGGACGAAGGCTCTCCGTAGTCAGAGCCTCCACGAGCGACAACACACCCAGCTTAGAAGTCAAGGAACAGAGCAGCACCACAATGAGGAGGGACCTCATGTTCACGGCTGCAGCTGCAGCGGTTTGTTCTTTGGCTAAGGTAGCCatggctgaagaagaagagcccAAGCGAGGGACAGAGGCGGCCAAGAAGAAATACGCACAAGTTTGTGTCACAATGCCTACGGCCAAGATCTGCCGCTACTGA
- the LCR56 gene encoding low-molecular-weight cysteine-rich 56 (low-molecular-weight cysteine-rich 56 (LCR56); LOCATED IN: endomembrane system; CONTAINS InterPro DOMAIN/s: S locus-related glycoprotein 1 binding pollen coat (InterPro:IPR010851); BEST Arabidopsis thaliana protein match is: low-molecular-weight cysteine-rich 55 (TAIR:AT3G20997.1); Has 35333 Blast hits to 34131 proteins in 2444 species: Archae - 798; Bacteria - 22429; Metazoa - 974; Fungi - 991; Plants - 531; Viruses - 0; Other Eukaryotes - 9610 (source: NCBI BLink).), whose protein sequence is MTQKATILAIFMVVLVLGLETKETQGQEMCHDLIKKTDCDDATCVTLCKQKWNGNGGGSCFQIVNLKSCLCAFPCQV, encoded by the exons atGACCCAAAAAGCCACCATTCTTGCCATCTTCATGGTTGTCCTTGTTCTAG gtCTGGAAACGAAAGAGACGCAAGGACAAGAAATGTGTCATgatcttattaaaaaaacagattgCGATGATGCTACTTGTGTCACTCTGTGTAAGCAAAAATGGAACGGAAATGGTGGTGGCTCGTGCTTCCAAATCGTAAATTTAAAGAGTTGCCTTTGCGCTTTTCCATGCCAAGTTTGA
- the RBL gene encoding Transducin/WD40 repeat-like superfamily protein (Transducin/WD40 repeat-like superfamily protein; CONTAINS InterPro DOMAIN/s: WD40 repeat-like-containing domain (InterPro:IPR011046), WD40 repeat 2 (InterPro:IPR019782), WD40 repeat, conserved site (InterPro:IPR019775), WD40-repeat-containing domain (InterPro:IPR017986), WD40 repeat (InterPro:IPR001680), WD40/YVTN repeat-like-containing domain (InterPro:IPR015943), WD40 repeat, subgroup (InterPro:IPR019781); BEST Arabidopsis thaliana protein match is: Transducin/WD40 repeat-like superfamily protein (TAIR:AT4G02730.1); Has 5627 Blast hits to 3991 proteins in 353 species: Archae - 10; Bacteria - 1286; Metazoa - 1502; Fungi - 1496; Plants - 488; Viruses - 0; Other Eukaryotes - 845 (source: NCBI BLink).) yields the protein MNAPIIDPLQGDFPEVIEEYLEHGVIKCVAFNHRGSLLAAGCADGGCVIWDFETRGIAKEIRDNDCSAAITSVSWSKYGHRLLVSAADKSLTLWDVSTGEKIARTILQQTPLQARLNPGLSSPSLCLACPLSSAPMIVDFDIDCTTLLPVSVPEMPDVLAPPQRSKCPESNPPFSPAAACFNKCGDLVYIGNSKGEILIVDYKSVRVLALVSASGAAPVKNIVFSRNGQYLLTNSHDRTIRIYENLLPAKNVLKSLEDLGKNIDGLDGIEKMKTVGSKCLTLFREFQDSVTKMHWKAPCFSGDGEWVVGGSACKGEHKIYIWDRAGHLVKILEGPKEALIDLAWHPVHPIIVSVSLAGLVYIWAKDYTENWSAFAPDFKELEENEEYVEREDEFDLIPETEKVKVLDVNEDEEVDIDTVEKDAFSDSDMSVEELRYLPAEPIPDTNDQQDNLVESIKLIEGQISASPASEEAGQNGHHASSPQAEEMGETRGKRKRKPSEKAMELQAEKAKPLKGSGKTVRAKNRAAFDQETDDSINGGDDDDDAYY from the exons ATGAACGCTCCGATCATAG ATCCATTGCAAGGAGATTTTCCTGAGGTGATTGAAGAATATCTGGAACATGGTGTCATTAAATGCGTTGCCTTTAATCACCGTGGTTCTCTTCTCGCTG CTGGATGTGCCGATGGTGGCTGTGTAATCTGGGATTTCGAAACAAGAGGCATTGCAAAGGAGATTCGTGATAATGATTGTTCTGCTGCTATAACAAGTGTCTCCTGGTCCAAATATGGGCACCGCCTGCTTGTCTCAGCTGCAGATAAGTCATTAACTCTTTGGGATGTCTCAACCGGAGAGAAGATTGCTCGTACGATTCTTCAGCAGACTCCGTTGCAAGCTCGTTTAAACCCTGGCTTAAGTTCTCCTTCTCTCTGTCTGGCATGCCCGCTCTCATCCGCTCCGATGATAGTTGACTTTGACATTGATTGTACAACTTTGCTTCCAGTCTCTGTGCCTGAGATGCCTGATGTATTAGCTCCTCCGCAACGCAGTAAATGTCCTGAATCAAATCCTCCTTTCTCTCCAGCTGCAGCGTGCTTTAACAAGTGTGGGGATCTTGTTTATATCGGTAATTCCAAAGGAGAGATACTTATAGTTGATTATAAAAGTGTTCGAGTTCTTGCTTTGGTTTCTGCGTCTGGTGCGGCACCTGTGAAGAACATTGTGTTTAGCAGGAATGGGCAGTATCTTCTCACAAATTCACATGATCGAACCATTAGGATATATGAAAATCTTCTCCCAGCAAAAAATGTGCTTAAATCCCTTGAGGACCTGGGGAAGAACATAGATGGGCTTGATGGTATTGAGAAAATGAAGACAGTTGGATCAAAATGCTTAACACTCTTCAGGGAATTCCAAGATTCAGTTACAAAAATGCATTGGAAAGCGCCTTGTTTCAGTGGTGATGGTGAGTGGGTAGTTGGGGGTTCTGCGTGCAAAGGGGAACATAAGATCTACATATGGGACCGAGCTGGGCATCTTGTGAAAATATTAGAAGGTCCAAAAGAAGCGTTGATTGATCTAGCTTGGCATCCTGTTCATCCCATAATCGTTTCTGTTTCCTTGGCGGGTCTAGTATATATTTGGGCAAAAGATTACACAGAGAACTGGAGTGCATTTGCTCCTGATTTCAAGGAGCTTGAGGAGAATGAAGAGTATGTGGAACGCGAagatgaatttgatttgatacCTGAAACAGAAAAG GTAAAAGTTTTAGATGttaatgaagatgaagaagttgaCATAGATACGGTGGAAAAGGATGCTTTTAGTGATTCAGATATGTCAGTGGAGGAACTCCGCTACCTTCCAGCTGAACCTATTCCAGATACAAATGACCAGCAAGACAATTTGGTTGAAAGCATAAAGTTAATTGAAGGTCAGATATCTGCATCTCCTGCTTCTGAAGAGGCTGGTCAGAATGGACACCATGCATCAAGTCCACAAGCAG AAGAAATGGGTGAGACAcgaggaaagagaaagaggaaaccATCAGAGAAAGCCATGGAGCTGCAGGCAGAGAAGGCAAAACCATTGAAAGGGTCAGGCAAAACAGTAAGAGCAAAAAACAGAGCAGCGTTTGATCAAGAAACCGATGACAGTATaaatggtggtgatgatgatgatgatgcatatTATTAA
- the LCR55 gene encoding low-molecular-weight cysteine-rich 55 (low-molecular-weight cysteine-rich 55 (LCR55); INVOLVED IN: defense response; LOCATED IN: endomembrane system; CONTAINS InterPro DOMAIN/s: S locus-related glycoprotein 1 binding pollen coat (InterPro:IPR010851), Knottin (InterPro:IPR003614); BEST Arabidopsis thaliana protein match is: low-molecular-weight cysteine-rich 56 (TAIR:AT3G20993.1); Has 35333 Blast hits to 34131 proteins in 2444 species: Archae - 798; Bacteria - 22429; Metazoa - 974; Fungi - 991; Plants - 531; Viruses - 0; Other Eukaryotes - 9610 (source: NCBI BLink).), which yields MTYKATILAIFMIILVLGIGTKETRGQETCHDLIMKRDCDEATCVNMCQQKWKGSGGSCFQNFNVMSCICNFPCQV from the exons ATGACTTACAAAGCCACCATTCTTGCTATCTTCATGATTATCCTTGTTCTAG gGATTGGAACGAAGGAGACGCGAGGACAAGAAACGTGCCATGATCTTATAATGAAAAGAGATTGTGACGAAGCTACGTGTGTCAATATGTGTCAGCAAAAATGGAAGGGAAGTGGTGGCTCGTgctttcaaaactttaatgtAATGAGTTGCATTTGCAATTTTCCATGCCAAGTTTAA
- a CDS encoding Gag-Pol-related retrotransposon family protein (Gag-Pol-related retrotransposon family protein; BEST Arabidopsis thaliana protein match is: Gag-Pol-related retrotransposon family protein (TAIR:AT3G20980.1); Has 830 Blast hits to 808 proteins in 47 species: Archae - 0; Bacteria - 0; Metazoa - 29; Fungi - 57; Plants - 743; Viruses - 0; Other Eukaryotes - 1 (source: NCBI BLink).), which produces MATANIRDGVVSDQFDYEIWAPITKSTLIEQGLWDVVVNGVPQDPSKNPELAATIQPEELSKWRDFVVKDAKALQILQSSLTDSVFRKTLSASSAKDVWDLLRKGNEQATIRRLEQVTIRRLEKQLEDLKMVDKESGSSYLDKALEILERLGRAKLEKSDYEICKNVFTTLSGSFDGLDSMLEELIDVHKMTSKSLVEYFYYRVHESSTEEAIFGLLKDLRLKSKSEKWCGLCYKNNHNQEDCKFRIHTDKEEKEDEIVVDYRLETVPNLGAKTYDDDIWIIHKMAPINMTPYVKYFTTLDRTFKATVGTVDGTVLLVEGKGDVKIRMKEGKKKTIRNVIFVPGLNRNVLSFGKMVSKRYSISTGMQGECIVCDRGENKLGDAMWMTDETEMALRLKVIEGKLTY; this is translated from the coding sequence ATGGCGACGGCGAATATACGCGACGGCGTTGTTTCCGATCAATTTGACTATGAAATCTGGGCTCCGATCACGAAATCTACACTAATCGAGCAAGGACTTTGGGATGTTGTCGTGAACGGAGTCCCGCAGGATCCATCGAAGAATCCAGAGTTAGCGGCGACGATTCAACCCGAAGAGCTTTCGAAATGGAGAGATTTCGTGGTGAAAGACGCTAAAGCGCTTCAGATCTTGCAATCTTCTCTCACGGATTCTGTTTTCAGGAAgactctctctgcttcttcggCTAAAGATGTTTGGGATTTGCTTCGAAAAGGTAACGAACAAGCAACGATACGTAGATTAGAACAAGTAACGATACGTCGATTAGAGAAGCAATTAGAAGATCTCAAAATGGTTGACAAAGAATCTGGCAGTTCCTACTTGGATAAGGCTTTGGAAATCCTTGAACGATTGGGCCGTGCGAAACTTGAGAAATCTGATTACGAGATTTGCAAGAATGTGTTCACGACACTCTCTGGGTCATTCGATGGTCTAGATTCAATGTTGGAGGAACTCATTGATGTTCATAAGATGACTAGTAAGAGTCTTGTTGAGTATTTTTACTATCGTGTACATGAATCATCGACAGAGGAAGCTATCTTTGGACTATTGAAGGATTTGAGGCTTAAATCAAAGTCTGAGAAGTGGTGTGGCTTGTGCTACAAGAACAATCACAACCAAGAAGACTGCAAATTTAGGATTCATACAGATaaggaggagaaagaagatgaaatcgTAGTTGATTATCGTCTGGAAACGGTACCAAATTTAGGGGCAAAaacatatgatgatgatatttgGATAATACACAAGATGGCCCCGATTAACATGACTCCATATGTGAAGTATTTCACCACTCTAGACAGGACATTCAAAGCTACGGTTGGAACGGTCGATGGAACAGTTCTTTTGGTTGAAGGAAAAGGAGATGTTAAGATCAGGATGAAggaagggaagaagaagacgatcaGGAATGTGATTTTTGTTCCCGGGCTCAACAGAAACGTGTTGAGTTTTGGTAAGATGGTATCAAAACGCTACTCAATCTCAACGGGAATGCAAGGCGAATGCATTGTCTGCGATCGGGGTGAGAATAAATTGGGGGATGCTATGTGGATGACGGATGAAACAGAGATGGCTTTGCGTTTGAAGGTGATTGAAGGTAAACTCACATATTAA